One genomic segment of Streptomyces sp. TLI_146 includes these proteins:
- a CDS encoding cold-shock protein has protein sequence MAQGTVKWFNAEKGYGFIAVDGGADVFVHYSAIQMDGYRTLEEGQRVEFEISQGQKGPQADMVKLAV, from the coding sequence ATGGCTCAGGGCACCGTCAAGTGGTTCAACGCGGAGAAGGGGTACGGCTTCATCGCGGTCGACGGTGGTGCGGATGTTTTCGTCCACTACAGCGCGATCCAGATGGACGGCTACCGCACCCTTGAAGAAGGTCAGCGAGTCGAGTTCGAGATCTCGCAGGGCCAGAAGGGTCCGCAGGCGGACATGGTCAAGCTCGCCGTCTGA